One genomic segment of Mesoterricola silvestris includes these proteins:
- a CDS encoding beta strand repeat-containing protein: MANRTTNLGLAVTVGSFLGCLLGCAGGGPKAQIAAPIQVSVSPAQTRVVAGGTASLQATLTGTSNQGLTWSVDGVAGGDATTGTLSGSGTTVTYTAPSTARSHTVTATSVADPTRSGSSTVSVTEVPVPVEVALSPGGPVSVPALGTQTFTATVTGSSNGAVAWTIDGLSTGTSATGTLAVSGASAVYTAPAASGSHTLAAISAADGTARASVAITVTAAPVVAISLSPAGTVNLAASGTQAFTATVTGSSNGAVAWTIDGLSTGTSATGTLAVSGASAVYTAPAASGSHTLAAISAADGTARASVAITVTAAPVVAISLSPAGTVNLAASGTQAFTATVTGSTNTAVGWLVDGVSNGNATVGTLVGSGSTATYTAPAAAGSHGVTAFAAADPARTASATVVVAAPSVSLSLSPSGTTAVYAGGTVAFSASVSGTANTAVTWAVDGVPGGSSAAGTISGSGLSAVYTAPGAAGSHAVTVSSAADATRSASATVTVSTAPASSVSLATVGNGSTVPSGSLLLTAAVANASNPTVTWAVDGIPGGNAATGTVFAPPVGGIAVYTAPSATGSHRITATSAADPSQSASLTLPVNATLVQAASIPIGANVRSSPYNAAGDGVRDDTSAIQAAINAVAGTGKAVYLPAGTYLIDPTANQTGGLRMGSNMTLLLDPKAVIQARSTSTPSYEVITVTSCTNVNITGGTLNGNNLDNTIPTPTATESGDCIHITKSSNVVVEGVVVQNAFNDGVYVGANCSNITICQVTSQFNRRHGMAVTYARGVAIMNSTFHGNTGSIETAGGSWLNGCGIDVEANSGESIVGVLVANNTLSDNRLAGLGWGVHAATGSTTSDIFVIGNRASGNFSGMDGETSSRSWVLGNTVTSNSAYGIYIHTGMDTTLVQGNTVTGTGTAGDGCGIECYYDTATTVDANTCTGNSKYGIRVELSTNPTVTNNVLTGNGIAGLRIENSTGVTQSGN, translated from the coding sequence ATGGCCAACCGGACGACGAACCTGGGCCTTGCCGTGACCGTCGGGTCGTTCCTTGGGTGTCTCCTGGGGTGCGCGGGGGGAGGGCCCAAGGCCCAGATCGCGGCGCCCATCCAGGTGAGCGTTTCGCCGGCCCAGACCCGCGTGGTGGCCGGGGGAACGGCAAGCCTCCAGGCCACCCTCACGGGAACGTCCAACCAGGGCCTCACCTGGAGCGTGGACGGGGTGGCGGGCGGGGACGCCACCACGGGCACCCTGAGCGGCTCCGGCACGACCGTGACCTATACGGCCCCCTCCACCGCCCGCAGCCACACGGTGACGGCCACCAGCGTGGCGGATCCGACGCGGAGCGGCAGTTCCACCGTGAGCGTGACGGAGGTTCCCGTCCCGGTGGAGGTGGCCCTGAGCCCGGGCGGTCCGGTGAGCGTCCCCGCCCTGGGCACCCAGACCTTCACGGCCACCGTCACCGGATCCAGCAATGGCGCGGTGGCCTGGACCATCGACGGGCTTTCCACCGGCACGTCCGCCACCGGGACCCTGGCGGTGTCCGGCGCCAGCGCGGTCTACACAGCCCCCGCCGCCTCGGGGAGCCACACCCTCGCCGCCATCAGCGCGGCCGACGGCACCGCCAGGGCGTCGGTTGCGATCACCGTGACGGCCGCGCCGGTGGTGGCCATCAGCCTCAGCCCCGCGGGCACGGTCAACCTGGCCGCTTCCGGCACCCAGGCTTTCACGGCCACCGTGACGGGATCCAGCAATGGCGCGGTGGCCTGGACCATCGACGGGCTTTCCACCGGCACGTCCGCCACCGGGACCCTGGCGGTGTCCGGCGCCAGCGCGGTCTACACAGCCCCCGCCGCCTCGGGGAGCCACACCCTCGCCGCCATCAGCGCGGCCGACGGCACCGCCAGGGCGTCGGTGGCGATCACCGTGACGGCCGCGCCGGTGGTGGCCATCAGCCTCAGCCCCGCGGGCACGGTCAACCTGGCCGCTTCGGGCACCCAGGCCTTCACGGCCACGGTCACCGGATCCACCAACACGGCCGTGGGGTGGCTGGTGGACGGGGTGAGCAACGGCAACGCCACCGTGGGGACCCTGGTGGGGTCCGGTTCCACCGCCACCTACACGGCCCCGGCGGCGGCGGGCTCCCATGGGGTGACCGCCTTCGCCGCCGCCGATCCCGCCCGGACCGCGTCGGCCACCGTCGTCGTGGCGGCCCCCTCCGTCTCCCTCTCCCTGAGCCCATCGGGTACCACGGCGGTCTACGCCGGAGGCACCGTGGCCTTTTCGGCCAGCGTTTCGGGCACGGCCAACACCGCCGTGACCTGGGCGGTGGACGGCGTCCCGGGGGGCAGTTCCGCCGCGGGAACCATCTCCGGCAGCGGCCTCAGCGCGGTGTACACCGCGCCCGGGGCCGCGGGTTCCCATGCCGTCACCGTCAGCAGCGCCGCCGATGCCACCCGGAGCGCGTCGGCCACCGTCACCGTCTCCACCGCCCCGGCCTCCTCGGTATCCCTGGCCACCGTGGGCAACGGCAGCACCGTGCCCTCGGGCTCCCTTCTCCTCACCGCCGCCGTCGCCAACGCCTCCAACCCGACGGTGACCTGGGCGGTGGACGGGATCCCGGGGGGCAACGCGGCCACCGGCACCGTATTCGCGCCGCCGGTGGGCGGCATCGCGGTCTACACCGCCCCCTCCGCCACCGGCAGCCACCGCATCACCGCCACCAGCGCGGCGGACCCTTCCCAGAGCGCCTCTCTCACCCTCCCGGTGAATGCCACCCTGGTGCAGGCCGCCAGCATCCCCATCGGCGCCAACGTGCGGAGCTCCCCCTACAACGCCGCCGGCGACGGCGTCCGGGACGACACCTCGGCCATCCAGGCCGCCATCAACGCGGTGGCGGGGACGGGCAAGGCCGTGTACCTTCCCGCCGGCACCTACCTCATCGACCCCACCGCGAACCAGACCGGGGGCCTGCGCATGGGCAGCAACATGACGCTGCTCCTGGACCCCAAGGCCGTCATCCAGGCCCGGTCCACCTCCACGCCCTCCTACGAGGTGATCACCGTCACCTCCTGCACCAACGTGAACATCACGGGCGGCACCCTCAACGGCAACAACCTCGACAACACGATCCCCACGCCCACCGCCACGGAGTCCGGCGACTGCATCCACATCACCAAGTCCTCCAACGTGGTGGTGGAGGGGGTGGTGGTCCAGAACGCCTTCAACGACGGGGTGTACGTGGGCGCCAACTGCTCCAACATCACGATCTGCCAGGTCACGAGCCAGTTCAACCGCCGCCACGGCATGGCGGTCACCTACGCCAGGGGCGTGGCCATCATGAACAGCACCTTCCACGGCAACACCGGCTCCATCGAGACGGCGGGGGGCAGCTGGCTCAACGGCTGCGGAATCGACGTGGAGGCCAATTCCGGGGAAAGCATCGTCGGCGTCCTGGTGGCGAACAACACGCTCTCCGACAACCGCCTGGCCGGCCTCGGCTGGGGCGTCCACGCGGCCACCGGCTCCACCACGTCCGATATCTTCGTCATCGGCAACAGGGCCTCCGGCAACTTCTCGGGCATGGACGGCGAGACCTCGAGCCGTTCCTGGGTCCTGGGCAACACCGTCACCTCCAATTCCGCCTACGGGATCTACATCCACACGGGCATGGACACCACCCTGGTCCAGGGCAACACCGTCACCGGGACGGGCACCGCGGGCGACGGCTGCGGCATCGAGTGCTACTACGACACCGCCACCACGGTGGACGCCAACACCTGCACCGGCAACTCCAAGTACGGGATCCGGGTGGAGCTGAGCACGAACCCCACGGTCACCAACAACGTCCTCACCGGCAACGGCATCGCGGGACTGCGCATCGAGAATTCCACGGGCGTCACCCAATCGGGGAACTAG
- a CDS encoding 6-phosphofructokinase, producing the protein MTSPIRRVAICTGGGDAPGLNAVIRAATISAQRRGWEVYGIREGFNGIFFPERYADGGVFRLTRDRVRGITHLGGTLLGTTNKGNPCHFPLKMPDGTIREVDRTDEILEFFAKRELDALISVGGDGSLTIANALAEKGLRVVGVPKTIDNDLDKTFTTFGFDSAVAFATECLDRLHSTAESHQRVMVVEVMGRYAGWIALHAGISGSAHAILIPEIPFDLDKVVEAIRTRDFHNRMYSLVMVAEGAAPRDGARLITAAAETGHAERLGGMGELVSKALQERTGKDSRCVVLGHLLRGGSPTSFDRLAALRFGAAAVRALDEGFSGVMVALAVNGVNYVPLAEVAGRMKGVPLDGDTLQTARDLGICMGD; encoded by the coding sequence ATGACCAGTCCCATCCGCCGCGTGGCCATCTGCACCGGAGGCGGCGACGCCCCGGGCCTGAACGCCGTCATCCGTGCCGCCACCATCTCCGCCCAGCGCCGGGGCTGGGAGGTCTACGGCATCCGCGAGGGCTTCAACGGGATCTTCTTCCCCGAGCGCTACGCCGACGGCGGCGTCTTCCGCCTCACCCGGGACCGGGTGCGGGGCATCACCCACCTGGGCGGCACGCTCCTGGGCACCACCAACAAGGGCAACCCCTGCCACTTCCCCCTCAAGATGCCCGACGGTACCATCCGCGAGGTGGACCGCACCGACGAGATCCTGGAATTCTTCGCCAAGCGCGAACTGGACGCGCTCATCTCCGTGGGCGGCGACGGCTCCCTCACCATCGCCAACGCCCTGGCCGAGAAGGGCCTGCGCGTGGTGGGCGTCCCCAAGACCATCGACAACGACCTGGACAAGACCTTCACCACCTTCGGCTTCGATTCCGCCGTGGCCTTCGCCACGGAATGCCTGGACCGCCTGCACAGCACCGCCGAGAGCCACCAGCGGGTGATGGTCGTGGAGGTCATGGGCCGCTACGCGGGCTGGATCGCCCTCCACGCCGGCATCTCCGGCAGCGCCCACGCCATCCTCATCCCCGAGATCCCCTTCGACCTGGACAAGGTGGTGGAGGCCATCCGCACCCGGGACTTCCACAACCGGATGTACTCCCTCGTCATGGTGGCCGAAGGCGCCGCGCCCCGGGACGGCGCCCGCCTCATCACCGCCGCCGCCGAGACCGGCCACGCCGAGCGCCTGGGCGGCATGGGCGAGCTGGTGTCCAAGGCCCTCCAGGAGCGCACCGGAAAGGATTCCCGCTGCGTGGTCCTGGGCCACCTCCTTCGGGGCGGCAGCCCCACCTCCTTCGACCGCCTCGCCGCCCTCCGCTTCGGCGCGGCCGCCGTGCGCGCCCTGGACGAGGGCTTCAGCGGCGTCATGGTGGCCCTGGCCGTGAACGGCGTGAACTACGTCCCCCTGGCGGAAGTGGCCGGCCGCATGAAGGGCGTCCCCCTGGACGGGGACACCCTCCAGACCGCCCGGGACCTGGGGATCTGCATGGGGGATTAG
- a CDS encoding acyl-CoA dehydrogenase family protein: MSGAYANFTHMTDYMGLEGLLTDEERMVRETAREFVNREVLPIIEGHAQAGTFPARLVPMMGELGFFGPTLPEKYGCAGLSQTAYGLLMYELERGDSGLRSFASVQGSLVMWPIHAYGSEAQKDHWLPLLASGAKIGCFGLTEPDFGSNPGGMLTRAERLPGGRWRLNGTKMWITNGTVADVALVWARTDEGIRGFLVEKGTKGFSAPETHGKWSLRASVTSELVLEDVEVDGETSLLPLAKGLKAPLSCLTQARYGIAWGALGAADACYQCALDYALSRVQFDKPIAATQLQQEKLAWMVTDLTKGQLLALQLGRLKEQGTCTPAQVSMAKMNNVNAALEICRRARTILGANGILDEFPVMRHMANLESVYTYEGTHDMHTLIVGEEVTGLAAYR, encoded by the coding sequence ATGTCCGGGGCCTACGCGAATTTCACCCACATGACCGACTACATGGGCCTGGAGGGCCTGCTGACGGACGAGGAGCGCATGGTGCGCGAAACGGCCCGGGAGTTCGTGAACCGGGAGGTCCTGCCCATCATCGAGGGCCACGCCCAGGCGGGCACCTTCCCGGCCCGCCTGGTCCCCATGATGGGCGAGCTGGGCTTCTTCGGCCCCACCCTGCCCGAGAAGTACGGATGCGCGGGGCTCTCCCAGACCGCCTACGGCCTCCTCATGTACGAGCTGGAACGGGGCGATTCCGGCCTGCGCTCCTTCGCGTCGGTGCAGGGCTCCCTGGTGATGTGGCCCATCCACGCCTACGGCAGCGAGGCCCAGAAGGACCACTGGCTCCCCCTCCTGGCCTCCGGCGCGAAGATCGGGTGCTTCGGCCTCACGGAACCGGATTTCGGCTCCAACCCCGGGGGCATGCTCACCCGGGCCGAGCGGCTCCCCGGGGGACGCTGGCGCCTCAACGGCACCAAGATGTGGATCACCAACGGCACCGTGGCCGACGTGGCCCTGGTGTGGGCCCGCACCGACGAGGGCATCCGCGGCTTCCTGGTGGAGAAGGGCACGAAGGGCTTTTCCGCCCCGGAGACCCACGGCAAGTGGAGCCTCCGCGCCTCGGTCACCTCCGAGCTGGTGCTGGAGGACGTGGAGGTGGACGGCGAAACCAGCCTCCTGCCCCTGGCCAAGGGCCTCAAGGCCCCCCTCTCCTGCCTCACCCAGGCCCGCTACGGCATCGCCTGGGGGGCGCTGGGAGCCGCCGACGCGTGCTACCAGTGCGCCCTGGACTACGCCCTGAGCCGCGTGCAGTTCGACAAGCCCATCGCCGCCACCCAGCTCCAGCAGGAGAAGCTGGCCTGGATGGTCACGGATCTCACCAAGGGCCAGCTCCTGGCCCTGCAGTTGGGGCGCCTCAAGGAGCAAGGCACGTGCACCCCCGCCCAGGTCTCCATGGCGAAGATGAACAACGTGAACGCCGCCCTGGAGATCTGCCGCCGGGCCCGCACCATCCTGGGCGCCAACGGCATCCTGGACGAGTTCCCCGTGATGCGCCACATGGCCAATCTGGAAAGCGTCTACACCTACGAAGGCACCCACGACATGCACACCCTCATCGTCGGCGAGGAAGTGACGGGGCTCGCGGCGTACCGCTAG
- a CDS encoding DUF4442 domain-containing protein yields MTTFALLRRTFALRLLGWARIPLLASVRPTVEELDADRCVVRVPLRRWTRNHLGSMYFGALAIGADCAGGLLAVERIRARKAGLTLIFKAFEARFLKRPEADVRFICEDGARIGELVERALASGERETGPVRVRADVRTGTSTETVAEFTLELSLKKTGRAVL; encoded by the coding sequence ATGACGACCTTCGCGCTCCTTCGCCGCACCTTCGCCCTGCGGCTCCTGGGCTGGGCCCGGATCCCCCTCCTGGCCTCCGTGCGGCCCACCGTCGAGGAACTGGACGCCGATCGCTGCGTGGTGCGGGTCCCCCTCCGGCGCTGGACGCGCAACCACCTGGGCTCCATGTATTTCGGGGCCCTGGCCATCGGGGCGGATTGCGCGGGGGGCCTGCTGGCCGTGGAGCGCATCCGGGCCCGGAAGGCGGGCCTGACGCTCATCTTCAAGGCCTTCGAGGCCCGGTTCCTGAAGCGGCCGGAGGCGGACGTGCGCTTCATCTGCGAGGACGGCGCCCGCATCGGCGAGCTGGTGGAGCGGGCCCTGGCCTCCGGGGAACGGGAGACCGGGCCGGTGCGGGTGCGCGCCGACGTGCGGACCGGGACCAGCACCGAAACGGTGGCGGAGTTCACCCTGGAGCTCTCCCTGAAAAAGACGGGAAGGGCCGTGCTGTAG
- the aroF gene encoding 3-deoxy-7-phosphoheptulonate synthase, with protein sequence MDPTQETLGAARREIDETDRELIRLLARRFEAVRLVAEAKAGDGERPVMDNDRERDVLSAWIKDAEDLGLSAPFARRILKEILSHSRRLQEPVVEGSPSRARKVKVGYQGVAGSYSSAAAAHLLSTRSAQGGELIGHPMFLDVVEALQCGAIDYGFLPIENSIGGAIADVNRLLIDNLLHIVDEEVWDVDHVLAAKPGVTLEQIRVVRSHPAALTQCEGFLRSMDDVTRQPWFDTAGAAESLLEESARDVGAICSEEAARARGLDVLATRIADQEHNETRFLLLARAPEPPDPRVPSKTSIVFRLNHHEGTLSRALGIFAQAGANLTRIESRPLPDTPWEYLFFVDVEGHQNAPALARALKELRGSCNHLRVLGTYPRRTRGQEAHLDAAAPAAVPEPVLSCEARPEPAPAAGPARAAFKIGNVTVGEGQFVLMAGPCAVESRQQILEGARMVRAAGATILRGGAFKPRTSPYAFQGLGLEGLRYLEEAGRECEMPIVTEILTIEDIFAVSAKADMLQVGARNMHNFALLKELGKLDKPILLKRGMSATVKELLLAAEYILHGGNQRVVLCERGIRTFETATRATLDIAAVPVLKGLTHLPVIVDPSHAAGVRHLVVPLALAAASAGADGLIVEAHPNPAEALCDKDQALTREDMAALHAGLRPIVDAQGKKW encoded by the coding sequence ATGGACCCCACGCAGGAAACCCTCGGCGCCGCCCGCAGGGAGATCGACGAGACCGACCGTGAACTCATCCGCCTCCTGGCGCGCCGCTTCGAGGCGGTGCGCCTGGTGGCGGAGGCCAAGGCCGGCGACGGCGAAAGGCCCGTCATGGACAACGACCGGGAGCGGGACGTGCTCTCGGCCTGGATCAAGGACGCCGAGGACCTGGGGCTTTCGGCGCCCTTCGCCCGGCGGATCCTCAAGGAGATCCTCAGCCATTCCCGCAGGCTCCAGGAGCCCGTGGTGGAAGGCAGCCCCTCCCGGGCCCGCAAGGTGAAGGTGGGCTACCAGGGCGTGGCGGGCTCGTACAGCTCGGCGGCCGCGGCCCACCTCCTGTCCACCCGCAGCGCCCAGGGCGGGGAGCTCATCGGCCACCCCATGTTCCTGGACGTGGTGGAGGCCCTCCAGTGCGGGGCCATCGACTACGGGTTCCTGCCCATCGAGAACAGCATCGGCGGGGCCATCGCGGACGTGAACCGGCTCCTCATCGACAACCTCCTGCACATCGTGGACGAGGAGGTGTGGGACGTGGACCACGTGCTGGCCGCCAAGCCCGGCGTGACCCTGGAGCAGATCCGCGTGGTGCGCAGCCACCCCGCCGCCCTCACCCAGTGCGAGGGGTTCCTGCGGTCCATGGACGACGTGACCCGCCAGCCCTGGTTCGACACCGCCGGCGCCGCCGAATCCCTCCTGGAGGAGAGCGCCCGGGACGTGGGGGCCATCTGCTCCGAGGAGGCCGCCCGGGCCCGGGGCCTGGACGTGCTGGCCACCCGCATCGCCGACCAGGAGCACAACGAGACCCGCTTCCTGCTCCTGGCCCGCGCCCCGGAGCCCCCCGATCCCCGGGTGCCCAGCAAGACCTCCATCGTCTTCCGCCTGAACCACCACGAAGGCACCCTCTCCAGGGCCCTGGGCATCTTCGCCCAGGCCGGGGCCAACCTCACCCGCATCGAGAGCCGGCCGCTGCCGGACACCCCCTGGGAGTACCTCTTCTTCGTGGACGTGGAGGGCCACCAGAACGCCCCGGCCCTGGCCCGGGCCCTCAAGGAGCTGCGGGGTTCCTGCAACCACCTGCGGGTGCTGGGCACCTACCCCCGGCGCACCCGGGGCCAGGAGGCCCACCTCGATGCCGCGGCCCCGGCCGCCGTGCCCGAGCCGGTGCTCTCCTGCGAGGCGAGGCCCGAACCCGCCCCCGCCGCCGGCCCCGCCCGCGCCGCCTTCAAGATCGGCAACGTCACCGTCGGCGAGGGCCAGTTCGTGCTCATGGCCGGCCCCTGCGCGGTGGAGAGCCGCCAGCAGATCCTGGAGGGGGCCCGCATGGTGCGCGCCGCGGGGGCCACCATCCTCCGGGGCGGCGCCTTCAAGCCCCGCACCTCGCCCTACGCCTTCCAGGGCCTGGGGCTGGAGGGCCTGCGCTACCTGGAGGAGGCGGGCCGCGAATGCGAGATGCCCATCGTCACGGAGATCCTCACCATCGAGGACATCTTCGCGGTCTCCGCCAAGGCCGACATGCTCCAGGTGGGCGCCCGCAACATGCACAACTTCGCCCTGCTCAAGGAGCTGGGCAAGCTGGACAAGCCCATCCTCCTCAAGCGCGGCATGAGCGCCACGGTGAAGGAGCTGCTGCTGGCCGCCGAGTACATCCTCCACGGCGGCAACCAGCGGGTGGTGCTCTGCGAGCGGGGCATCCGCACCTTCGAGACCGCCACCCGGGCCACCCTGGACATCGCCGCGGTGCCCGTCCTCAAGGGGCTCACCCACCTGCCCGTCATCGTGGATCCCTCCCACGCCGCCGGGGTGCGCCACCTGGTGGTGCCCCTGGCCCTGGCCGCCGCGTCCGCGGGCGCCGACGGACTGATCGTGGAGGCCCACCCCAACCCCGCCGAGGCCCTCTGCGACAAGGACCAGGCCCTCACCCGCGAGGACATGGCCGCGCTGCATGCCGGCCTTCGGCCCATCGTGGACGCCCAGGGGAAGAAATGGTGA
- a CDS encoding pyridoxal phosphate-dependent aminotransferase, which yields MVTLNTRAGSAGLSPTMAGASAPCLHPDPVDLTVGEPEGLPPVEVREAAARAALEGRTRYGPAQGLPALRELLAADLTRRDGISRSAESVLVTAGGKPAILDALRCILEPGDEVLIFAPYWPTFKDQVAWAGGTPVIVPPGPDLLPAEGALDRALGPRTRAVILNQPSNPTGRVWDIPRLQDLADVILERDLWLVLDQVYGTLTLDGPEVPCLRTCPDLADRTLLVESFSKRFAMTGYRLGAAAGPPGLIRAMTGLGSTSVTHPSMISQHAGIAALQLDGAFEREMAEGLRVRRDRLQAGLNGIRGIRCGRPEGAIYLFPHVGEWMEAHGVASDPELAARLRDEAGVKVLPGSAFGAPGYLRISIAASLDALDKALERMRTFLA from the coding sequence ATGGTGACCCTCAATACCCGCGCCGGCAGCGCCGGCCTCTCCCCCACCATGGCCGGGGCCTCCGCCCCCTGCCTGCACCCCGACCCCGTGGACCTCACGGTGGGCGAGCCCGAAGGCCTGCCCCCGGTGGAGGTGCGCGAAGCCGCGGCCCGCGCCGCCCTGGAGGGCCGCACCCGCTACGGCCCGGCGCAGGGCCTGCCCGCCCTGCGCGAGCTCCTGGCCGCGGACCTGACCCGGCGGGACGGGATTTCCCGGTCGGCCGAATCCGTCCTCGTCACCGCCGGCGGCAAGCCCGCCATCCTCGACGCCCTGCGGTGCATCCTGGAGCCCGGGGACGAGGTGCTGATCTTCGCGCCCTACTGGCCCACCTTCAAGGACCAGGTGGCCTGGGCCGGGGGCACCCCCGTCATCGTGCCCCCGGGCCCCGATCTCCTCCCCGCCGAGGGCGCCCTGGACCGGGCCCTGGGCCCCCGCACCCGGGCCGTCATCCTCAACCAGCCCTCCAATCCCACCGGCCGGGTGTGGGACATCCCCCGGCTCCAGGACCTGGCCGACGTGATCCTGGAGCGCGACCTGTGGCTGGTGCTGGACCAGGTGTACGGCACCCTCACCCTGGACGGCCCCGAGGTGCCCTGTCTGCGCACCTGCCCCGACCTGGCCGACCGCACCCTCCTGGTGGAGAGCTTCTCCAAGCGCTTCGCCATGACCGGGTACCGCCTGGGCGCCGCCGCGGGGCCTCCGGGCCTCATCCGCGCCATGACCGGACTGGGCTCCACCAGCGTCACCCACCCCAGCATGATCAGCCAGCACGCCGGCATCGCCGCGCTCCAGCTGGACGGCGCCTTCGAGCGGGAGATGGCCGAGGGCCTCCGGGTGCGCCGGGACCGGCTCCAGGCCGGCCTCAACGGCATCCGGGGCATCCGCTGCGGCCGCCCCGAAGGGGCCATCTACCTCTTCCCCCACGTGGGCGAATGGATGGAAGCCCACGGCGTCGCCTCGGACCCGGAGCTCGCCGCGCGCCTGCGGGACGAGGCCGGCGTGAAGGTGCTCCCCGGCTCCGCCTTCGGCGCCCCGGGCTACCTGCGCATCTCCATCGCCGCCTCCCTGGATGCGCTGGACAAGGCACTGGAGCGCATGAGGACCTTCCTGGCCTAG
- the metK gene encoding methionine adenosyltransferase, translating to MSSNYLFTSESVSEGHPDKVSDQISDAVLDACLAQDPASRVAAETLCNTGLVVMAGEITTSAVVDYIQIARGVLKDIGYDNTDFGIDHRGCAVMVCYDKQSQNISQGVTEGEGLHKEQGAGDQGLMFGYACDETEAFMPAPIHYAHRIMERQARLRKEGIFGWLRPDAKSQVTLRYVDGRPVGAESIVVSTQHAEDIPYEVLREAVIEEIIKPVMPAAWLKGTEYLVNPTGKFVVGGPQGDCGLTGRKIIVDTYGGSAPHGGGAFSGKDPSKVDRSAAYAARYVAKNIVAAGLASRCQLQVAYAIGVARPVSVMVTTFGTGTVSDEQLERLVAEHFDLSPKGIITTLDLLRPIYRETASYGHFGRDGFPWERTDKAAALAAAARRQEVRV from the coding sequence ATGTCGAGCAACTACCTATTCACCTCGGAGTCCGTGTCCGAAGGCCACCCGGACAAGGTCTCCGACCAGATTTCCGATGCGGTGCTGGACGCCTGCCTTGCCCAGGACCCCGCGTCCCGGGTGGCGGCGGAGACCCTCTGCAACACCGGCCTGGTGGTCATGGCCGGGGAGATCACCACCAGCGCCGTGGTGGACTACATCCAGATCGCCCGGGGCGTCCTCAAGGACATCGGATACGACAACACCGACTTCGGCATCGATCACCGGGGCTGCGCCGTGATGGTCTGCTACGACAAGCAGTCCCAGAACATCAGCCAGGGCGTCACCGAGGGGGAGGGCCTCCACAAGGAGCAGGGCGCCGGCGACCAGGGCCTCATGTTCGGCTATGCCTGCGACGAGACCGAGGCGTTCATGCCCGCGCCCATCCACTACGCCCACCGGATCATGGAGCGCCAGGCCCGGCTCCGCAAGGAGGGCATCTTCGGCTGGCTCCGCCCCGACGCCAAGTCGCAGGTGACGCTGCGCTACGTGGACGGACGGCCCGTGGGCGCCGAGAGCATCGTCGTGTCCACCCAGCACGCCGAGGACATCCCCTACGAGGTCCTGCGGGAGGCGGTGATCGAGGAGATCATCAAGCCCGTGATGCCCGCCGCCTGGCTCAAGGGCACCGAGTACCTGGTCAACCCCACGGGCAAGTTCGTGGTGGGCGGCCCCCAGGGCGATTGCGGCCTCACGGGGCGCAAGATCATCGTGGACACCTACGGCGGTTCCGCCCCCCACGGCGGCGGCGCCTTCTCCGGCAAGGACCCCTCCAAGGTGGACCGCTCCGCGGCCTACGCCGCGCGGTACGTGGCCAAGAACATCGTCGCCGCGGGCCTGGCCTCCCGGTGCCAGCTGCAGGTGGCCTACGCCATCGGCGTGGCCCGGCCCGTGAGCGTCATGGTCACCACCTTCGGCACCGGCACCGTCTCCGACGAGCAGCTGGAGCGGCTCGTGGCCGAGCATTTCGACCTGAGCCCCAAGGGCATCATCACCACCCTGGATCTCCTGCGCCCCATCTACCGGGAGACCGCCAGCTACGGCCACTTCGGCCGCGACGGCTTCCCCTGGGAGCGCACCGACAAGGCCGCGGCCCTGGCCGCGGCCGCCCGGAGGCAGGAAGTCCGCGTTTGA
- a CDS encoding DinB family protein: protein MLRNATILAALLAATQVLAQNSEPPKVVKALGATLDGSLALAEKQFVPALEAMPEGGFAFAPTAGEFKGVRNVAAQARHVGAINYWVGSVILGEKPPAEVGKGDGPEALKSKAEVMAYLKASYAYAHKALNSINDKNALVAIKSPFGSGDTSRVTLANILLAHTMDHYGQVVVYLRMNGIVPPASR from the coding sequence ATGCTCAGGAACGCCACCATCCTCGCGGCCCTTCTCGCCGCCACCCAGGTTTTGGCCCAGAACAGCGAGCCCCCGAAGGTCGTGAAGGCGCTGGGAGCGACCCTGGACGGCTCCCTGGCCCTGGCCGAGAAGCAGTTCGTGCCGGCCCTGGAGGCCATGCCCGAAGGCGGGTTCGCCTTCGCGCCCACCGCGGGGGAATTCAAGGGGGTCCGCAACGTCGCGGCCCAGGCCAGGCACGTGGGCGCCATCAACTACTGGGTGGGCTCGGTCATCCTCGGCGAGAAGCCTCCGGCGGAGGTGGGAAAGGGGGACGGGCCCGAGGCCCTGAAGAGCAAGGCCGAGGTGATGGCCTACCTGAAGGCGTCGTACGCTTACGCCCACAAGGCCCTGAACTCCATCAACGACAAGAACGCGCTCGTGGCCATCAAGTCCCCCTTCGGTTCCGGGGACACGTCCCGGGTGACCCTGGCGAACATCCTGCTGGCCCACACCATGGACCACTACGGACAGGTGGTGGTGTACCTCCGCATGAACGGAATCGTGCCGCCCGCCAGCCGATAA